One window from the genome of Nitrosopumilus sp. encodes:
- a CDS encoding type II secretion system F family protein, with protein sequence MEVVKRKNTKKQNQKKFRALEPKESILSNNILRTIAFSLIGSISVLSMSFYLSEFSNSTTIRDVGLIFGIMVGIIPLTIHQLKEVQRRDNIDRNLPVFLLALLSSVQSGANLIKAIEQAGERNLGALTPELKNLRANISWGTPIEEAFENFAERTGTRVSRRVTVLLEMAMKIGGDVTENLEMIQKHVSEMQNIEKSRKSALAPYTYTIYISFGVFLAVAVLLTTSFFTEIEKVQDGLLASGSGTEGLFGSLASMEIEKLESALFNMAIIEALFGGLAAGKIGAGSYVAGTKHVVVMIVIAVIAFNIPL encoded by the coding sequence ATGGAAGTAGTAAAAAGAAAGAATACAAAAAAACAGAATCAAAAAAAGTTCAGGGCACTAGAACCTAAGGAATCCATACTTAGTAATAACATACTAAGAACAATTGCATTTTCTTTGATTGGTTCAATTAGCGTTCTATCAATGAGTTTTTATTTATCAGAATTTTCAAATTCTACAACAATTAGAGACGTAGGTTTAATTTTTGGAATCATGGTAGGTATCATTCCATTAACAATTCATCAACTAAAAGAAGTTCAGAGGAGAGACAACATAGATAGGAATCTTCCAGTATTTTTACTGGCATTATTGAGTTCTGTTCAAAGTGGAGCCAATTTGATAAAAGCCATAGAACAAGCAGGAGAAAGAAATCTCGGAGCTTTAACTCCAGAATTAAAAAATTTAAGAGCAAATATCAGTTGGGGAACACCCATTGAAGAGGCTTTTGAGAATTTTGCAGAAAGAACTGGAACCAGAGTTTCTAGAAGAGTGACGGTTTTACTTGAAATGGCCATGAAGATTGGAGGAGATGTCACTGAGAATTTGGAAATGATACAAAAACATGTATCAGAAATGCAAAACATAGAAAAAAGCAGAAAATCAGCACTTGCGCCTTATACATATACAATATACATTTCGTTTGGAGTATTTTTGGCAGTTGCAGTATTACTAACAACCAGTTTCTTTACTGAAATAGAAAAAGTGCAAGACGGATTACTTGCATCAGGCAGTGGAACTGAAGGATTGTTTGGGTCATTGGCCAGCATGGAAATAGAAAAATTAGAATCAGCATTGTTTAACATGGCAATTATTGAGGCCCTATTTGGAGGGCTGGCGGCAGGAAAGATAGGTGCGGGGTCATATGTTGCAGGCACAAAACATGTAGTAGTAATGATAGTCATAGCAGTAATTGCATTTAACATTCCATTATAA